The proteins below are encoded in one region of Knoellia sp. S7-12:
- a CDS encoding fumarylacetoacetate hydrolase family protein, which produces MRIARFTTGEDPVYGLVDGAGEKIAEITGDPLYTKIELTGATHLVADVRLLAPVIPRSKVIGIGKNYADHAKEMGGEAPSTPLMFLIPNTAVVGPGDPVVIPGFTDEVSYEGELAVIIGRVAKDVPVDQALSIVFGYTVANDVTARDLQRGDGQWARAKGLDTFCPLGPWIETSLDPSACRIRTTLDGDVVQDGPTSDMVHGVAELIAHASQAFTLLPGDVILTGTPAGVGQVVAGQRVDVEIDQIGTLSNPFVSAD; this is translated from the coding sequence GTGCGCATCGCGAGATTTACGACAGGTGAGGACCCGGTCTACGGCTTGGTCGACGGAGCCGGCGAGAAGATCGCCGAGATCACTGGGGATCCTCTCTACACGAAGATCGAGCTGACGGGCGCGACCCACCTCGTCGCGGACGTCCGCCTCCTCGCGCCGGTCATCCCGCGTAGCAAGGTGATCGGCATTGGCAAGAACTACGCCGATCACGCCAAGGAGATGGGCGGCGAGGCGCCGTCCACGCCGCTCATGTTTCTCATCCCCAACACCGCGGTCGTTGGCCCGGGCGACCCCGTGGTCATCCCCGGCTTCACCGACGAGGTGAGCTACGAAGGTGAGCTGGCCGTGATCATTGGTCGCGTCGCCAAGGACGTGCCGGTCGACCAGGCCCTGTCAATCGTCTTCGGCTACACCGTGGCCAACGACGTCACGGCGCGGGACCTCCAACGTGGCGACGGTCAGTGGGCCCGGGCCAAGGGCCTCGACACGTTCTGCCCGCTCGGCCCGTGGATCGAGACCAGCCTTGATCCGTCGGCCTGCCGGATCCGCACGACCCTGGATGGCGACGTCGTGCAGGACGGCCCGACCTCCGACATGGTCCATGGCGTCGCCGAACTCATCGCGCACGCCTCGCAGGCGTTCACGCTCCTGCCGGGTGACGTCATCCTCACCGGCACCCCTGCCGGCGTCGGTCAGGTTGTCGCTGGCCAGCGCGTCGACGTCGAGATCGACCAGATCGGCACACTGAGCAACCCGTTCGTCAGTGCCGACTGA
- a CDS encoding VOC family protein produces the protein MFHGLSTVTLYAPDLDEAGRWYTEALGVAPYYVTPAYIEFHVGPMKFELGFIKAAYAGSPLAKTPAPVDGSPSGAVANWHVDDVAAERERLIGLGATPHDDVVERGEGAGYVTASVIDPFGNIIGLIHNPHWATIHAGQPS, from the coding sequence ATGTTCCACGGACTCTCCACCGTCACCCTCTACGCCCCCGACCTCGACGAGGCCGGCCGCTGGTACACCGAAGCCCTCGGCGTCGCGCCCTACTACGTCACGCCGGCATACATCGAGTTCCATGTCGGTCCGATGAAGTTCGAGCTCGGCTTCATCAAGGCTGCCTACGCCGGATCACCGCTGGCCAAGACGCCGGCCCCGGTCGACGGCAGCCCGTCCGGTGCCGTGGCCAACTGGCACGTCGACGACGTGGCGGCCGAGCGGGAACGCCTCATCGGGCTCGGCGCCACGCCGCACGATGACGTCGTCGAGCGAGGCGAGGGCGCGGGCTATGTCACCGCGTCGGTCATCGACCCGTTCGGCAACATCATCGGCCTCATCCACAACCCGCACTGGGCCACCATCCACGCCGGCCAGCCCTCCTGA
- a CDS encoding GNAT family N-acetyltransferase, with the protein MSRSRADAASGPERLDHETSSTAGCPGTDDGGVTGDGGAEGTADVINGGVLDSAARRVTLVAVTDANWRDIADVAPRDDQRGFVPPSAARYLLLSQREGEWHSLGVHADDIIVGHVMWGWDDDDQMHWIGGVMVDAGEQGKGVGRAAMVTLIRWLFAKPNVTAVRLSYQPENVAARAMYVDLGFVESDVPVDDEIMAELTAARAVPLL; encoded by the coding sequence GTGAGCCGGTCCCGCGCTGATGCCGCATCCGGCCCTGAGCGCCTCGATCACGAAACGTCCTCGACAGCCGGGTGTCCCGGCACGGATGATGGCGGTGTGACGGGCGACGGTGGGGCAGAGGGCACGGCGGACGTCATCAACGGGGGTGTCCTCGACAGCGCTGCCCGACGCGTGACCCTGGTCGCCGTGACCGACGCGAACTGGCGCGACATCGCCGACGTCGCGCCGCGCGATGACCAGCGTGGCTTCGTGCCCCCGAGCGCGGCCCGCTACTTGTTGCTGTCGCAGCGTGAGGGCGAGTGGCACTCGCTGGGTGTCCACGCCGACGACATCATCGTCGGCCATGTCATGTGGGGATGGGATGACGACGACCAGATGCACTGGATCGGTGGCGTGATGGTCGACGCTGGCGAGCAGGGGAAGGGAGTCGGACGGGCAGCCATGGTCACGCTGATCCGCTGGCTCTTCGCGAAGCCCAACGTCACGGCCGTCCGACTGTCCTACCAACCCGAGAACGTTGCCGCGCGAGCGATGTATGTCGATCTCGGTTTCGTCGAGAGCGACGTGCCCGTGGATGACGAGATCATGGCTGAGCTCACTGCGGCCCGTGCAGTGCCGTTGCTGTGA
- the arfB gene encoding alternative ribosome rescue aminoacyl-tRNA hydrolase ArfB, protein MPGGLVIDAADLVERFSRSSGPGGQGVNTTDSRVELVFDPAASTSLTPTQIERVLEVLESSLVQGRLVVAASEYRSQLRNRAAARERLANLLRDALAPAPPTRRPTRPTRGSQRRRLDAKKRRGNVKSGRGRVTPD, encoded by the coding sequence ATGCCGGGTGGTCTCGTCATCGACGCTGCTGACCTTGTCGAGCGGTTCAGTCGTTCGTCGGGCCCGGGTGGGCAGGGCGTCAACACCACCGACAGCCGGGTCGAGCTCGTCTTCGACCCGGCCGCGTCCACGTCCCTGACGCCGACCCAGATCGAGCGTGTCCTCGAGGTGCTGGAGTCGAGCCTCGTGCAAGGACGGCTCGTGGTCGCGGCGTCGGAGTACCGATCGCAGCTGCGCAACCGAGCCGCGGCTCGAGAGCGCCTCGCCAACCTGTTGCGGGATGCGCTGGCTCCGGCGCCGCCAACTCGGCGTCCGACGCGACCCACTCGTGGCTCCCAACGCCGCCGACTCGACGCCAAGAAGCGTCGCGGCAACGTGAAGTCCGGCCGCGGTCGCGTCACCCCCGACTGA
- the leuC gene encoding 3-isopropylmalate dehydratase large subunit, whose translation MGKTLAEKVWDAHVVRRGEGEPDLLYIDLHLLHEVTSPQAFDGLRLSQRPVRRPDLTLATEDHNVPTTPGPITDPISLTQVQTLRTNCDEFGIRLYPMGDAEQGIVHVVGPQLGLTQPGMTVVCGDSHTSTHGAFGALAFGIGTSEVEHVLATQTLPLKPFRTMAITVEGELQSGVTAKDIVLAVIAKIGTGGGQGYVLEFRGSAIRALSMEARMTVCNMSIEAGARAGMIAPDETTFDYLEGRDHAPKGADWDAALANWRELHTDDDAEFDNEVILDATALTPFVTWGTNPGQGAPLGESVPDPSMMDDTERQSAERALEYMGLVAGTPLRNIPVDTVFVGSCTNGRIEDLRAVASVVQGRTVAEGVRMLVVPGSARVRLQAEAEGLDAIFTKAGAEWRLPGCSMCLAMNPDKLAPGERSASTSNRNFEGRQGKGGRTHLVSPLVAAATAVRGTLSSPSDLEPLAAPAADLATQEA comes from the coding sequence GTGGGGAAGACCCTGGCAGAGAAGGTGTGGGACGCACATGTGGTGCGTCGGGGCGAGGGCGAGCCGGACCTGCTCTACATCGACCTCCACCTCCTCCACGAGGTGACGAGCCCGCAGGCCTTCGACGGACTGCGCCTGTCGCAGCGACCCGTCCGTCGCCCGGACCTCACCCTGGCGACAGAGGATCACAACGTCCCGACGACGCCCGGCCCGATCACCGATCCGATCAGCCTCACCCAGGTGCAGACGCTGCGCACCAACTGCGACGAGTTCGGCATCCGGCTCTATCCCATGGGCGACGCGGAGCAGGGCATCGTCCACGTCGTCGGCCCGCAGCTCGGTCTGACGCAGCCCGGAATGACGGTCGTCTGCGGCGACAGCCACACCTCGACCCATGGCGCCTTCGGTGCCCTCGCGTTCGGGATCGGCACCTCCGAGGTCGAGCACGTCCTCGCCACCCAGACGCTGCCGCTCAAGCCGTTCCGCACCATGGCGATCACGGTCGAAGGCGAGCTCCAGTCTGGTGTCACGGCCAAGGACATCGTCCTCGCGGTCATCGCCAAGATTGGCACCGGCGGCGGTCAGGGCTACGTCCTCGAGTTCCGCGGCAGTGCGATCAGGGCACTGTCCATGGAGGCGCGGATGACCGTCTGCAACATGTCGATCGAAGCCGGCGCCCGGGCGGGCATGATCGCGCCTGACGAGACCACCTTTGACTACCTCGAGGGCCGCGACCACGCGCCCAAGGGTGCGGACTGGGACGCGGCGCTCGCCAACTGGCGCGAGTTGCACACGGACGACGATGCCGAGTTCGACAACGAGGTCATCCTCGACGCAACTGCACTCACACCCTTCGTCACCTGGGGCACCAACCCGGGTCAGGGCGCGCCTCTTGGTGAGAGCGTCCCGGATCCGTCGATGATGGACGACACGGAGCGTCAGTCCGCCGAGCGTGCGCTCGAGTACATGGGCCTCGTGGCCGGCACTCCGCTGCGCAACATCCCGGTTGACACCGTCTTCGTCGGATCGTGCACCAACGGCCGCATCGAGGACCTGCGCGCGGTCGCCTCCGTCGTGCAGGGCCGCACGGTTGCCGAAGGGGTGCGCATGCTCGTCGTCCCCGGATCGGCCCGCGTGAGGCTCCAGGCCGAGGCTGAAGGGCTGGACGCGATCTTCACGAAGGCAGGTGCCGAGTGGCGCCTTCCCGGTTGTTCGATGTGTCTGGCCATGAACCCCGACAAGCTCGCGCCGGGGGAGCGCAGCGCGTCGACGTCCAACCGCAACTTTGAGGGCCGTCAGGGCAAGGGTGGTCGCACCCACCTGGTCAGCCCGCTCGTCGCCGCTGCCACTGCGGTGCGCGGCACCCTCTCCAGCCCGTCCGACCTCGAGCCGCTCGCGGCCCCCGCCGCCGACCTCGCCACGCAGGAGGCCTGA
- a CDS encoding sigma-70 family RNA polymerase sigma factor gives MSAQRPAAALGADAVADVVRAEYGRVIAGLIRRYGDIGLAEDALGEAIVIALERWPQEGVPPNPAGWLTTTASRKALDHLRREKVRDEKYAEATMLTDDTPPEPTGPVTDDRLRLIFTCCHPALAEPARVALTLRLLGGLTVAEIASAFLIPETTMAQRITRAKAKIAKAGIPYRIPERADLAERLDGVLAVLYLVYNEGYLSSTADNADRQDLADEAIRLTRAVRLIADEIGSPPEVDGLLALMLLSQARRPARIAADGSLVTLDDQGRTNWDSHLIDEGHAIVRECLRRNAPGPYQLQAAIQAVHTDALDVSLTDWRQIVALYDQLMHVRPSPVVALNRAVALAELDGPQVALAIVDGLELTAYAPWHATRADLLRRLGRTNDARRAYAAAIATTENPAERAWLASRRKTLG, from the coding sequence GTGAGCGCCCAACGCCCCGCCGCCGCTCTCGGCGCGGACGCCGTCGCTGACGTCGTCCGCGCCGAGTACGGCCGCGTCATCGCCGGGCTCATCCGCCGCTACGGCGACATCGGCCTCGCCGAGGATGCCCTCGGTGAAGCCATCGTCATCGCGCTCGAGCGGTGGCCGCAGGAAGGCGTCCCGCCCAATCCCGCGGGGTGGCTCACCACCACGGCCAGCCGCAAGGCGCTGGATCACCTGCGCCGCGAGAAGGTCCGCGACGAGAAGTACGCGGAGGCCACGATGCTCACCGACGACACGCCCCCGGAGCCCACAGGTCCCGTCACCGACGACCGGCTCCGACTCATCTTCACCTGCTGCCACCCCGCGCTGGCCGAGCCGGCTCGGGTCGCGCTCACCCTGCGTCTGCTCGGCGGGCTCACCGTCGCCGAGATCGCCAGCGCCTTCCTCATCCCCGAGACGACAATGGCCCAACGCATCACCCGGGCCAAGGCCAAGATCGCCAAGGCCGGTATCCCCTATCGCATCCCCGAGCGCGCCGACCTCGCCGAACGCCTCGACGGCGTGCTCGCGGTGCTCTATCTCGTCTACAACGAGGGCTACCTCAGCTCGACCGCGGACAACGCCGACCGACAGGACCTCGCCGACGAGGCCATCCGCCTCACCCGGGCCGTGCGATTGATCGCCGACGAAATCGGCTCTCCGCCGGAGGTCGACGGTCTGCTCGCCCTCATGCTGTTGAGCCAGGCCCGCCGCCCGGCCCGCATCGCCGCCGATGGGAGCCTCGTCACTCTCGACGACCAGGGCCGCACAAATTGGGATTCCCACCTCATCGACGAAGGTCACGCCATCGTGCGAGAGTGCCTGCGCCGCAACGCTCCTGGGCCCTACCAGCTGCAGGCTGCCATCCAGGCTGTCCACACCGACGCACTCGATGTCTCGCTGACTGACTGGAGGCAGATCGTCGCGCTCTACGACCAGCTCATGCACGTGCGGCCCTCGCCGGTCGTCGCCCTCAACCGCGCGGTCGCCCTAGCCGAGCTCGACGGACCACAGGTGGCCCTGGCCATCGTCGACGGACTGGAGCTCACGGCATACGCACCGTGGCACGCGACCAGAGCCGATCTGTTGCGCCGCCTGGGACGAACGAACGACGCACGTCGCGCGTATGCCGCCGCGATCGCGACCACGGAGAATCCCGCCGAACGTGCGTGGCTGGCTTCCCGACGCAAGACTTTGGGCTGA
- a CDS encoding 3-methyladenine DNA glycosylase, with the protein MTAATHSPPFPMLVDRDTWSALEANHQERVDAATSAHRARRGLGVPHPIEDFLFSYYSTKPAQLRRWHPGVGVRLEGAAGLERAPWKHYRVIGDAVEVDVEAFVAARGRAVEFIGRLLAATASRPARLGCFGLHEWAMVYRASDGDVRHEQVPLRLSQAETDSVVERHQITCSHFDAFRFFTPDALSRNAIQPTRDSQVELEQPGCLHAGMDLYKWATKLTPIVPGDLTMDCFDLAMEIRLLDMQASPYDLSGYEVEPVRIETAVGKTAYMERQRAFAERSNDLRHRLLAVVADVSRG; encoded by the coding sequence ATGACTGCAGCCACCCACTCGCCACCGTTCCCCATGCTCGTGGACCGCGACACGTGGTCTGCGCTCGAGGCGAACCACCAGGAGCGGGTTGACGCGGCCACATCCGCACATCGGGCCCGACGAGGCCTGGGGGTGCCCCATCCGATCGAGGACTTCCTCTTCAGCTACTACTCCACGAAGCCCGCCCAGCTGCGGCGTTGGCATCCGGGAGTGGGCGTGCGTCTCGAGGGAGCGGCCGGACTGGAGCGCGCGCCATGGAAGCACTATCGGGTCATCGGGGACGCCGTCGAGGTCGACGTGGAGGCGTTCGTTGCGGCGCGCGGGCGCGCGGTCGAGTTCATCGGCCGACTTCTTGCTGCCACGGCCAGCCGACCCGCCCGGCTGGGTTGCTTCGGACTCCATGAGTGGGCCATGGTCTACCGCGCGTCCGACGGCGACGTGCGCCACGAGCAGGTGCCATTGCGGCTCAGCCAGGCAGAGACCGACTCGGTCGTCGAACGTCACCAGATCACCTGCAGCCACTTCGACGCGTTTCGCTTCTTCACGCCAGATGCGTTGTCGCGCAACGCGATCCAGCCGACGCGCGACTCGCAGGTGGAACTGGAACAGCCGGGCTGCCTGCACGCCGGGATGGACCTCTACAAGTGGGCGACGAAGCTGACGCCGATCGTCCCGGGCGACCTCACGATGGACTGTTTCGATCTGGCCATGGAGATCCGCCTTCTGGACATGCAGGCCTCGCCGTATGACCTCTCGGGCTACGAGGTCGAACCGGTGAGGATTGAGACGGCAGTCGGCAAGACGGCATACATGGAGCGTCAGCGAGCGTTCGCCGAGCGGTCCAACGATCTGCGCCACCGTCTGCTCGCCGTCGTGGCGGACGTCAGTCGGGGGTGA
- a CDS encoding IclR family transcriptional regulator: MDNTSGVGVLDKAAIVLSALEAGPSTLAQLVTATGLARPTAHRLAVALEHHRLVGRDMQGRFVLGPRLGELAAAAGEDRLLAAAGPVLGALRDHTNESAQLFRRQGEHRICVSAAERPVGLRDSIPIGASLTMLAGSAAQILLAWEEPDRLHRGLQGAAFNATTLSGVRRRGWAQSVGEREAGVASVSAPVRSPSGRVIAAVSISGPIERLSRQPGRLHAATVIAGANKLTEVLTRHAKTAEEQHSA; this comes from the coding sequence ATGGACAACACCAGTGGGGTTGGCGTTCTCGACAAGGCAGCGATCGTCTTGAGCGCACTCGAAGCGGGGCCCTCGACCCTCGCCCAGCTCGTCACCGCCACCGGGCTCGCCCGCCCGACGGCGCACCGGCTCGCGGTTGCTCTCGAGCACCACCGCCTCGTTGGCCGCGACATGCAGGGACGCTTCGTCCTGGGCCCGCGCCTCGGCGAGCTCGCTGCCGCCGCCGGCGAGGACCGCCTCCTGGCGGCCGCGGGACCGGTTCTCGGCGCGCTGCGCGACCACACCAACGAGAGCGCCCAGCTGTTCCGCCGACAGGGCGAGCACCGCATCTGTGTGTCGGCTGCCGAGCGGCCGGTCGGGCTGCGCGACTCGATCCCGATCGGCGCCAGCCTGACGATGCTTGCTGGCTCGGCCGCCCAGATCCTGCTCGCGTGGGAGGAGCCCGACCGGCTCCACCGCGGCCTCCAGGGTGCCGCCTTCAACGCCACCACCCTGTCCGGCGTGCGCCGTCGCGGGTGGGCCCAGAGCGTCGGCGAACGCGAAGCCGGGGTCGCCTCGGTCTCGGCTCCCGTCCGCTCCCCCTCCGGGCGGGTCATCGCCGCCGTCTCGATCTCGGGACCGATCGAGCGCCTCTCGCGTCAGCCGGGCCGGCTCCACGCAGCCACCGTGATCGCCGGCGCCAACAAGCTCACCGAGGTGCTCACCCGTCACGCCAAGACCGCGGAGGAACAGCACTCCGCCTGA
- a CDS encoding dodecin codes for MANHVYAISELVGSSPEGVEAAVQNALASASSSVRNLDWFEVTQIRGHLGDTGQVADWQVGIKLGFRVEK; via the coding sequence ATGGCCAATCACGTGTATGCCATCTCAGAGCTTGTTGGCAGCTCACCAGAGGGTGTGGAGGCAGCAGTGCAGAACGCCCTTGCCTCGGCGAGTTCGAGTGTGCGCAACCTGGACTGGTTCGAGGTGACCCAGATCCGTGGCCACCTCGGCGACACCGGACAGGTCGCCGACTGGCAGGTCGGCATCAAGCTCGGGTTCCGCGTCGAGAAGTAA
- the gltX gene encoding glutamate--tRNA ligase — translation MSEKPTPAALSPRLRVAPSPTGDPHVGTAYMSLFNLAFARQQGGRFLLRIEDTDRARFQADSEEQVYDTLHWLGLTWDEGPDVGGPFAPYRQSERLDTYKPYVERLLADGKAYHCYCSGERLTQMREVQQKTKQPTGYDRLCHGKTREERAELPGFSEKQPVVRMFIPDDAPLTFDDLIRGTVSAPRPDDQVILKADGFPTYHLAVVVDDHEMGITHVVRGEEWISSTPKHVLLYQWLGLEPPKFAHMPLLRNTDKSKISKRKNPAARLTWFREEGYLPEALVNFLALLAYPPILEADGTEREVFTFREFSDGFDWKKVNPVGPIFDLKKLDWLNGVYIRELDLGDFTSRLLPFLERDEVLSGNPSLGELGRLKAVAELIQTRLAHLNEASALVRPFFVADDALEIAEDARGQLKDDAGQVLDAALAALGDIDDHGAGVLGTDSGWNASAIEASLRESIVEGLGIKPKFAFGPLRTAVSGARISPPLFESMEILGKTSTLARLQALRDSL, via the coding sequence ATGAGCGAAAAGCCCACCCCCGCAGCCCTCAGCCCTCGCCTTCGCGTCGCCCCGTCACCCACGGGAGATCCACACGTCGGCACGGCCTACATGTCGTTGTTCAACCTTGCCTTCGCGCGACAGCAGGGTGGGCGCTTCCTCCTGCGCATCGAGGACACCGACCGTGCGCGCTTCCAGGCGGACAGCGAGGAGCAGGTCTACGACACCCTGCACTGGCTCGGCCTCACGTGGGACGAGGGACCCGATGTCGGGGGGCCGTTCGCGCCGTACCGGCAGAGCGAGCGGCTTGACACCTACAAGCCCTACGTCGAGCGGCTGCTCGCCGACGGCAAGGCCTACCACTGCTATTGCTCGGGTGAGCGCCTCACGCAGATGCGCGAGGTCCAGCAGAAGACCAAGCAGCCGACCGGCTATGACCGTCTCTGCCATGGCAAGACGCGCGAGGAGCGGGCCGAGCTGCCCGGCTTCAGCGAGAAGCAGCCGGTCGTGCGCATGTTCATCCCCGACGATGCGCCGCTGACCTTCGATGACCTCATCCGTGGCACCGTCTCCGCACCGCGCCCCGACGACCAGGTCATCCTCAAGGCCGACGGCTTCCCGACCTATCACCTCGCCGTCGTCGTCGACGACCACGAGATGGGCATCACCCACGTCGTGCGCGGCGAGGAGTGGATCAGCTCAACGCCCAAGCACGTGCTGCTCTACCAGTGGCTCGGACTGGAGCCGCCGAAGTTCGCGCACATGCCGCTGCTGCGCAACACCGACAAATCCAAGATCTCCAAGCGCAAGAACCCGGCCGCGCGCCTCACGTGGTTCCGCGAAGAGGGCTATCTGCCCGAGGCGCTCGTGAACTTCCTTGCGCTGCTGGCCTATCCACCGATCCTCGAGGCGGATGGCACCGAGCGTGAGGTCTTCACCTTCCGCGAGTTCAGCGACGGCTTCGACTGGAAGAAGGTCAACCCGGTCGGGCCGATCTTCGACCTCAAGAAGCTCGACTGGCTCAACGGCGTCTACATCCGCGAGCTCGACCTCGGCGACTTCACGTCGCGGCTCCTGCCGTTCCTCGAGCGTGACGAGGTGCTCTCGGGCAACCCGTCACTCGGCGAGCTCGGGCGGCTCAAGGCCGTCGCTGAGCTCATCCAGACGCGCCTCGCCCACCTCAACGAGGCGTCCGCACTCGTCCGCCCGTTCTTCGTTGCGGACGATGCCCTCGAGATCGCCGAGGACGCCCGCGGCCAGCTCAAGGACGATGCGGGTCAGGTGCTCGATGCGGCCCTCGCCGCCCTGGGTGACATCGATGACCACGGTGCCGGGGTGCTCGGCACCGACAGCGGTTGGAACGCCAGCGCCATCGAGGCCTCGCTACGTGAGTCGATCGTCGAAGGCCTCGGCATCAAGCCCAAGTTCGCGTTCGGCCCGCTGCGCACGGCGGTCTCCGGAGCGCGCATCAGCCCCCCGCTCTTCGAGTCCATGGAGATCCTCGGCAAGACCTCGACACTCGCCCGACTGCAGGCCCTGCGCGACTCCCTCTGA
- a CDS encoding SGNH/GDSL hydrolase family protein, with amino-acid sequence MRRILTLALASLVALVALVAPSAASAGPGQGSDKATSWYLALGDSLAAGYQPGAGDDRAGGYVGGVLEALQDTAPKAKLRNISCSGATTTSLMGADRCDYEAGSQLAEGVEFLKAHKGKVDLVTIDIGANDVTPCARPTVDVACALAALATVERNLTTTLGQLRAATGPDTEIVVLNYYNPFLAAWLTGASGQQVAGLSTFLQSLLNAAVARSAATVGADVADVATALRSADTTPVATAYGMIPTNVAAICAWTWMCTKNDIHANDAGYAVLAETVAARLG; translated from the coding sequence ATGCGCCGAATCCTCACTCTCGCCCTCGCGTCCCTCGTCGCCCTGGTGGCCCTCGTGGCGCCATCCGCCGCGTCTGCCGGCCCCGGCCAAGGTTCCGACAAGGCGACGAGCTGGTATCTCGCCCTGGGCGACTCCCTCGCTGCGGGCTACCAACCTGGTGCCGGGGACGACCGAGCAGGTGGCTACGTCGGGGGAGTGCTCGAGGCCTTGCAGGACACCGCTCCCAAGGCGAAGTTGCGCAACATCTCCTGTTCCGGCGCCACGACGACGTCTCTCATGGGTGCGGATCGCTGCGACTACGAGGCGGGCAGCCAGCTCGCTGAGGGCGTCGAGTTCCTCAAGGCGCACAAGGGCAAGGTCGACCTGGTCACGATCGACATCGGCGCCAACGACGTCACCCCCTGCGCCCGCCCGACGGTCGACGTCGCGTGTGCCCTCGCCGCGCTCGCCACCGTGGAGCGCAACCTCACGACCACGCTCGGCCAGCTGCGTGCCGCCACCGGGCCGGACACGGAGATCGTCGTCCTCAACTACTACAACCCGTTCCTTGCCGCGTGGCTCACCGGTGCGTCGGGTCAGCAGGTGGCCGGACTGTCGACCTTCCTCCAGTCACTGCTCAACGCCGCCGTCGCTCGTTCGGCCGCGACCGTCGGAGCCGACGTTGCGGACGTGGCCACCGCGCTCAGGTCCGCCGACACGACACCGGTCGCCACGGCATACGGAATGATCCCGACGAACGTCGCAGCGATCTGCGCGTGGACGTGGATGTGCACCAAGAACGACATTCACGCCAACGACGCCGGGTATGCCGTCCTCGCCGAGACCGTCGCTGCTCGCCTCGGGTGA
- a CDS encoding YciI family protein, whose translation MTQYLLSVPGSVDDEMPSDDVIQEMFATVEKFNQKVRNAGKWVFAGGLEPIATATTVDATGDSPTVTDGPFSEAKEYLGGFWVIEAADLDEALQWAKEGSAACGGPVEVRPFAGEA comes from the coding sequence ATGACTCAGTACCTGCTCTCGGTTCCTGGCTCCGTCGATGACGAGATGCCTTCGGACGACGTCATCCAGGAGATGTTCGCCACGGTCGAGAAGTTCAACCAGAAGGTGCGCAACGCCGGCAAGTGGGTCTTCGCGGGTGGCCTCGAGCCGATTGCGACCGCAACGACCGTCGACGCCACCGGTGACAGCCCGACCGTCACGGACGGCCCCTTCTCCGAGGCCAAGGAGTACCTCGGCGGCTTCTGGGTCATCGAGGCTGCTGACCTCGACGAGGCCCTGCAATGGGCCAAGGAGGGTTCGGCCGCCTGCGGCGGACCCGTCGAGGTCCGTCCCTTCGCAGGCGAGGCCTGA